GCACAACTCCGACAGCAAGCATCATAATGTTCGATTAATGCTTTTTTCTCTTTTATTAAATATCGGTTCCAAGAAACAGTTTGATGCAAAAAATAACCAATGAGTCCGAAAGTGAAAAAGGCTGTGCAAATCCATCCGAGCATCACTCCCTCCTTTTCGCTGAAAAATCAACTTCTATCAATTTTCCCAATTCGCCTGACAGAACCTTGCTTTCATCTTCATATTTATTTTGCGAAGTACCAATATCGCTTGAGACAACTTGCCTTAAATCTTTTTCTAAATATTTTGGCGGGCATATGTTCATTAGTATAAAATCCAGGTTTGACAAAGACCTCGCCCTAAATATTTTGCTGGTTTTTTTCAAAATTTTTAAAAAGAGCTTCTGGCGCGCAAAAAGCGCAATCCTGAATGTATCAATCTCAAGCAAGCTGGCTTTTGCGTTTTCTGTTTTTACTCTTAACTCCTCTACCATATCTTTAAGATTCTGCATGAGAGCTTCACAAAAAATATCAGCGTCATATTCATTAAGCCATAAAAACATTTTGCCTCCTTATATTTATTTATCAGAGAATGTGGTTCTTGTCAAGATAACTAACCTTTGTTATTATGAGGCTATTCATAAATCAAAACATCTTCCAGCCCCTCTTTAAAAAAAATATGAAATATTTTATAAAAACTTTTGGTTGCCGGGTAAACTTTACAGAATCAGACGAACTAAAACAAGAATTATCAAAAAAATTAACATATACGACATCAGAAAAAGATTCTGATATTATCATTATCCGCGCCTGTTCTGTTACCGCTAAAGCGGAACAAAAAGTGCGCCAAGAAATCCGCAAACATAAACGCGCTCAAAAAAATATTTATGTCTTAGGATGTTTTCGACAAAAAATACCAGAAGCAAATAAATACTTTGAGTCTGACAAATCTTTTCTTCGATTTATAGATAACGTTGATTACGACAAGAGACGATCGCTATGTAAACAACTCCCTGCCAAAGATATAAGTGGACTATCACCCGAATATCGTTTACCAAAAAAAGAAAATCGAACACGAGCATTTATAAAAATTCAGGATGGGTGCGATTTTGAATGTTCTTTTTGTATTACTCGCCTTTTACGAGGAAAGTCTCGATGCAAGAGCCAGTCACAAATAATAAAACAAATAAAAATAAAAGAGGCGCAAGGATTTAAAGAAATTGTTCTTACCGGAATAAATATTCTACTCTATCCAGATATCCACAACCTCATAAAAAATATATTAAAACAATCAACAATACCCAGAATTCGTTTTGGATCCATAGACCCTCGGCTTATTAATGATAGGTTTATAAAACTATTTAAAAATCCGCGCCTTATGCCTCATATGCACTTATCCCTTCAATCAGGCTCAGAAATTATTTTAAAAAGAATGACGCGTCCTATAAAAATACAAAAAATAAGAACAATCGCAAAACAACTACGAGCCATTAACCCTCTTTTTAATCTAAGCGCGGATATTATTGTTGGATTTCTAGATGAAACAGAAAAAGATTTTGAAAAAACGCTAAAATTAGCAAAAAAGTTAAAACTTTCTAAAATCCATTACTTTCCCTATTCTCCTCGTCCGGGAACATCTGCGGAAAATAAAAAAAAGCTTCCTGCCAAGCTCATAACAGCTCGCTTGCAGAAAATAAAAAAACTTGATAATGTTCTTCAGCAAGAGGCTATTGATAACTTAAAAAACAAAAAAATACAAATTCTTTTTGAGTCTTTTCAGAAGGGATTTTATATCGGCTACTCCCCAAATTTTATCCGGATAAAATACCCTTCAAAAAAAAATTTGACGAATTATTTAAAAGAAATTATAATCAGTTTATAAAAATAAAAATCATAATAATTAAGGTTGTAAGTCTTGTAACAATTATATAATTCTTGCGGGACTTGTAACAAAAATATGATGGGACAAAAATTATACGAAGAAGACGAAGAGAACGTCGAACTCTCTTTAGAAGAAATGGAGGATGATGTGGAAGATGAAGATATAGATGACCTCGATGACGCAGAGGATGATATGGACGAAGACGAGAGCTCGGATAACGATATGGACGAAGACGAAGAATTATAAAAGACACGAAATTAGCTCCCGACCAACTAACTGGGGGCCATATAACATAAACGCCCCATATGGGGCGTTTATGTTATATGGCTATTTCTTTATTGTCTGTTTTATAACCTTTAAAAAACTTTCTTGTGAATTTGGAGGAAAAATTGTTTTTATATTTTTTTCCAGTTCTATTTGTCTTTCTAAGTCTTTTAAAAGCTCTATTATCGTTGTCTCCAAATTATCTTCATTAGATAAAAGCGCAGCTTTTCTTTCTTCAAAAAAACGCGCATTCTCATTTTGCCCCACTCCTTTTAACGGTACCAAAATTGAGACTTTACCTAAAATAACAAATTCGGAAAGAGATGAAAGTCCAGCGCGCGAAACAACAATATCCGCAGCCGCTATAACTTCGGCAATATCATTATCCATCTGTTCAATTTGTTTATAGTTTAAAAAATTATCTTTATCCGCCTTACCCTTGCCCGTTATATTAATAACGGTACATATCCCCTCTTGCTTTCTTGCGAATGAAACCATTATATCATTAAGACGCAGAGAGCCAAGTCCTCCTCCCAAAACCAAAATTAATGGCAGATTTTTTGTTTTCCACTTTTTTTCCGCTTCTGCCCTATCTACTGTATAAAAAATATTTCGTACCGGATTACCTATCCAAAGCGTATTTTTTCTATTTATTTTTTTTGTTGTTATTTCGAAAGCTGTAGTTATAAAAGAAGCGAAAGGAATTGTTAATTTTCCCGCCAAACCAATATTAATATCTTCTTGATGAACAATAATGGGTATTCGCAAAATCCATCCGGCCCAAACCAATGGCACAGACACAAAACTTCCGGAAACAATTATCAGTTGTGGACGAATTATTACACAATGCCACAGAGAACTTTTTAATCCCAAAAAAACTAAAAAAGGTGTCAATAAATTTTTGATACTTAAATATTTACGTATTTTTCCGCTGGGGATACCCAAATAAGCTATTCCTCTTTTTTTGACAAACTCTTTTTCTAAACCATTACAGCTTCCAATCCAATAACAATTATAATCATCCTTTAATTTTTCCCAAATCGCCAAAAGAGGCATTACCGAGCCCAGCGTTCCTCCACCGGATAAAAATATTTTTTTATTCATATTATTTATGTGCCTACTATAACAAAAAACAGGGTAAAAATCAACCCTGCTCATTAAAATGCTTTTTACGATTTTTACAAGTCCCCTAAACTCCCAAATTCCGGCCATAACGGCAAAAATCATAATGCCTGTAGCGCAAAATTTAAAAATTCCACTTGTTTCGATGAAAAAAGAAAGAACAAATATGACTGGACTCCCTAAAATGAGATATAAAGAAGCCAGAAAATCAGGAATTAGAGCGATAAGAAAAACGTCTTCGCTATTTTTCAGGTCTTTACCTTGGCTCATCTCTCGCTCCTTTCGTTAGTTCTTCGGCCCATTTTCCCAACTCATAGCAGCATAATCCAAAAAATAAAGATAAAAGCCAAGAATCATAAGAAAAAATGAAACCGGCGACAAAAAATACAATCGTTCCCCAAAGGCTAAAACAGAGTAAAATAAACACTAATATCATCTCAAATAGCCTACGTCCACTCATTCCCTATCTCCTTTTAAAACACTATCTTAGATTATCAAAAAAATAACCAAAAGTCAAGTTTTCTCCATCCATTTAGAAATATTTGCCAAAATACCGCAACCAGCTAAAACGGTCATAAGAGATGTCCCTCCATAGCTTACAAAGGGCAAAGGAAGCCCTGTGAGAGGCATTAATGAAAGCATAGCTGCTATATTTATAAATGATTGAAAAACTATCCAGCCACAAATCCCAATTGCTAAAAATTTTCCAAAATAATCCGGCGCACCGGAAACAATTTTCATACCTCTTAAAAAAAATAATACAAGCCCAATTATAAATAAAAGACTCACTATAAAACCCAACTCTTCTCCAACAACCGCAAAAATAGAATCAGCCCATACTTCGGGTAAATATTGAAATTTTTGCCTGGAATGCATAAAACCAACGCCCAAAAACCCTCCGGATCCAATTGCTAGTAGCGCTTGAGTTATATGATATCCGATTCCCTGTGTATCAATTGATGGATTTAAAAAAATAGTGAAACGAGCCATCCTATAAGGAGCAATTTTTATAAGCGCGAAAAAACCAACTGCTAATATCCCTCCCAAGCTCACCAGATAATACCACGGTGCGCCGGCTGAAAAATAAAGTAAAAGACCAATAAAAATAATAATCGACATTGTTCCCATATCCGGCTGTAAAAGAACGAGCCCAGAAAAAATTGATAAAATAATTAGAAACTTAATAAATGTTTGACGTTCCGGAAGATGTTTTATTTTTATCCTATACTCAAGCCATGCCGATAAAAAAATAATCAGTCCTAATTTTGTTATCTCTGACGGCTGAAATGAAAAAAGACCGAAAAAATTAACCCAACTTCTTGCGGTTCCAAATTCAGCTCTCAATCCCGGAATAAATACTAAAAGCAATAAAATTATTGATCCAACTAAAAATAAATCACTATATTTTTTAAGTTGTCTATAATCAAGACGAAAAAATAATAAAAATAAAAAAATGCCGGGCAAAAGTCCGTGCAAAAGCTGACGTTTTAGATAATAGTAGCTATCACCAAACTTGATGAGTCCAGTTGGCGCCGAAGCAGAAGCAAGCATTAAAAGTCCAAAAACTAAAAAAGTACTCACCAAACCGATAAAAAAATAGTCGGGCTTATTCATACAAAAAATCGCATTACATTTATACTTTGTCTATTAGAGCATATTTTAGCACTTCTTTCATATCTCGTACAAACAATAATTTTATTCCTTTTCGAACGTGCATCGGTATATCTTCAATGTTCTTTTTATTATCCATCGGCATAATTATTGTATTCACACCTGCTCGATGAGCCGCTAATATTTTTTCCTTTATTCCTCCTATTTCCATAACTCTGCCCCGCAAGCTAACTTCTCCTGTCATTCCAATCCCACCTTTTACTGGCTTATTTATCATTATGGAAGCTATCGCCGTCGCCATAGCAATACCTGCGGACGGACCATCTTTTGGTATAGCACCAGCTGGCACATGAATATGCACATCTTCTGTTTTTGTATTGTGACCGGTAATTTGTCTAACATAGGAAAAGGCAGTTTGTGCCGATTCTTTCATTACTTTGCCAAGATGACCTGTTAATATTAATTTGCCTGTTCCTGGCATTCTATTTACTTCTATCTGAATTATATCTCCACCAGCCGGTGTCCAAGCCAGACCATTCACGACACCCACTTCATTATCTTTTTCTGCCAAAGAAAGTTCAAATTTTGCCGGGCCAAGATATTTTTGTAAAGTCTTTTCATCTATCTTTATGGCTTTTGAACCTCTTGAATCAACTATTTGTTTCGCAACTTTACGCATTGTATTTGCTATCTGACGTTCCAAATTTCTTACCCCGGCTTCGAATGTGTATTGTCTAATAATTTTTTTAAGAGCATCGTCCGTCATCTTCCATTGTCCTATTTTTAATCCATTTGCTTTCAATTGTTTTGGAATTAAAAATTTCTTGGTAATATTATTTTTTTCTTCTTCAACATATCCGGGGAATTCTATAATTTCCATCCTATCGCGAAGTGCAGGAGGAATTGTATCTAAAACATTGGCAGTTGTTATGAACATTACATCCGACAAATCAAAAGGAACTTCTAGATAGTGGTCCGAAAAAGCGTCATTCTGTTCCGGGTCAAGCGCCTCCAAAAGAGCAGCTGCAGGATCCCCACGAAAATCATTTCCCACTTTATCTATTTCGTCAAGCATAAAAACGGGGTTATTGGTTCCGGCTGTATTTATTCCTTGTATAATCCTACCCGGAAGCGCGCCAATATATGTTCGCCTATGCCCACGAATTTCCGCTTCATCACGAATTCCACCCAAAGAAATACGTATAAATTTTCTACCTAGTGCCCGAGCGATTGATTTTCCCAAAGATGTCTTACCTGTTCCCGGAGGCCCTGAAAAACAAAGTATCGGACCCTTAATTTTTCCAACCAATTTCTGCACGGATAAATACTCCAAAATTCTTTCTTTCGCTTTTTCTAGACCAAAATGATCCTCGTCTAAGATCTTTTTTGCGCCGGCAACATCAATTTTACTTTCACTTTTTTTACCCCATGGCAAACCGACTAACCAATCAAGATAAGTCCGAGTAAAACTAACTTCCGGGGAAAAAGACGGCATTCTTTCTAAGCGCGCCAATTCTTTCATTGATTTTTCTTCAATTTCTTTTGGCATTCCTGCTTCTTTGAGCTGCTTTTTCAGCGACTCTAATTCACTTACTCCGCCAGCTATTCCCAATTCTTTTTCTATTGACTTCATTTGTTCACGTAGGTACATTTCACGCTCCATTTTACCTATTTCTTTACCTGTTTCACTCTGAATTTTTCTCGCCATACGTAAAACTTTTTTTTGTCTGCCTAATGCTTCATTTAATAAGCTTAACTTTTCAACTGCGCTGTTTGCTTCCAAAATCGCCTGTTTTTCTGCTGTTTTAAAATCCAAATTAACAGCAATTAAATTAGATAACTGCCAAGGATCAGTTAAATTTGTTACTATAAGCAAAATATTAAAAGGAACACTGGCTCCAAGATTTATACATTCTTTAAACTGATTAACTGTGCTGTAAATCAGGGCTTCTATTTTCTCACTTTTCTCTTCTCGCTGTTCAGACAATCGCTCAATTTTTATTTTTAAAAAAGGGATCTCGGTCAAAAAATCAGTAATTCTAATTCTTTCTAGCCCTTGAATCAAAATACGCGCAGTCCCATCAGGTTGCTTCATTACTTCCATAATTTTTGCGGCAACACCCGTTCTATAAATATCGTCCTTTTTTACATCATCTACTTTTCCTTTTTTAATTGTGCAAAAAGCTATAACTTTATCGGTTTTCATTGCCGCATCAAGCGCTTTTACACTTCGGGCATCACCAATTGAAATCGGAAGGGTAAGGTCTGGAAATAATACGGCATCAGAAATAACAATAAGCGGAAGCTCTGCCCGAATTATTGGTTTTTTGGATTCTGAAGCTTCTTTTTTATTAGTAAGATTAGCCAGTTTGTTTAACATAAAAATTATAGAAATTGAAATTTGAAACGTGAAATAAAAATTTTTCACGTCAAATAACGTGCGTTACTATTTTTTTTATTATACATCAATATTAATATAAAAACAAAAACCCGCTCATACGGGATTATAAAATATCTGCTCTAAATTATAAGTTCTATTTGTCTATTAGAAATAAAATAAGCCCCAGTAAAGTTGTGACAGCAGAAATAATCCAAAAACGCATTACAATCTTAGGCTCAGACCAACCAATCGCTTCAAAATGATGATGAATTGGTGCAGCTTTAAAAATCTTTTTTCCATGTCGTAATTTTTTGGAAATAACCTGGACTATTACAGAAAATGACTCCAACATAAACACAAAGCCAATAAGAGGTAAAAGAAAAACGGTATTCGTAAGCATAGCTATCACGCCCAGAGTAACGCCTAACGACATGGCACCAGTATCCCCCATAAAAAATCGAGCTGGATTTATATTAAACCATAAAAATGCTAATAACGCACCGGCAATAACTACGCAAAAACTCGCTAAATCGGTCTTCCCTTGAACAAAAGCAATGGCCGCATAAGCTGTAAAAGCAGCAAGTAATGTTCCTCCGGCAAGACCATCTAATCCGTCTGTTTCGTTTACAGAAAAACTAGTGGCAACGATTATAAAAATAAAAAGAGGTATATACCATGGACCAATATTAAAATTTCCGATAAAAGGTACGTGTATTAAGTCCCATTCCAATTTGGAGTAAAACCACCAGGCGCCAACCATAGCAATTGCCATATAAATCAAAAGTCGATGACGCATTGCCAGTCCACCGCCATGAGGACCAATTCGTTTTACATTAAACCAATCATCAACCAATCCAACAATGGCGGAGGCAACCAAAACACCTAGGGGTAAAAAAGTTTGCGGACGACTCAAAAAATCCAAATATCCAAAAGATTCCCATCCGAATAATTTATAACCATATCTCAAAGCAAGAGCTAAAATTAGAACCGTGAGCCAAACTAAAATACCACCCATCGTTGGAGTGCCTGACTTGCTCTTATGAAGTCTGGAAACAGTCGGCGCCGACTTACTATCGCGTATTTGTTTTCCTAATTTAAATCTATATAAAAAACGCGTTAAAGCTGGTGTCATTAAAAAGGCGATCGCAAAAGATAATGTTGCGAGTGTAAAAATTTTTGTTATTATCAATACATCCATATTATATTTAAGACGCGCTCCAGTTAATATAAATAATTATTACCACGGACGCAGAGAGGGCAAGTAAAAATATTGTGGCCGATGCGCTCAGAAGATAAGACAATAATTTATTTTTGAAATAAAAGACATTGGATAAAATAAAATTTAATAAAAATACTATTGTCGCGATACTGGTAAAAATAAAAAAATTCTCAGGTCCGCCCAGCCAATCAACTCCCAAGTAAATTGAATAATGGAGAGAAAGAAAGACTGTTTCTTTTATTGAAAAAAGTGCCCAAATAATCGCTCCCCAAATAGCCAGTACCAAAGTAAAAGAAATAAAAAAATTACAAACTAAAAATTTGTCATGCCAACTCCTCGGGTTAAAAAAAAGATTGCCTATTTTGCCTTCTTTTTTAAGAACTATCATATTACTACCTATAATATAACACTCTTTTTCATATTTGGCAAAGTAGATGGTATAATGTAATTATAATTTAATCAAAAATATATATAAAAAATAATTGAACATTTTGCGTTCTAAATTTAATTTTATGTTATACACTTCCCGTCTTAGAGAGCTACTGCTTCGCAAAAAAATAATTAGCAAACAAAATATTGAACTTCATCTAAAAGCTGCACAAAAAGAAGGCATCTCTTTGGAGGCATATCTTTTAAAACATAAAATTTTAACAGAAGAAAAACTATATTCTGCTGTGGCGAGTTATTTTAAGTTGCCTTTTATAAAGCTTAAGGATCTGGCGGTTAGAAAGGATATTTTGTTTTTGGTGCCGGAAGTAATTGCAAATACTCATAAGATTGTTGCTTTTGATAAAAAAGAAAATGTTATAAAGCTTGCCATCACCAATCCTGACGATATTCAAACCATGGAATTTATCGCGAAAAAAACAGGGCTTCAACCAGAACTGTCTATCGCTCTTCCTACCGAAATCAATGAATATCTAAAACAATATCGCCTTTCCTTAAAAGCAGAGTTCCAAGAAATAACAACCAGGCCAAAAAGAATAGAAGATAAAAAGAAATTACAAGAGTTGGCGGAAAATTTACCCATTGTCCGTATTGTTGATAGTCTGCTGGAGCATGCAATTTTTGAAGGCGCGTCAGATATTCACATAGAACCACTTGAAAAAGAAGTTGTCATCAGATACAGAGTTGATGGTATTTTAAGAAAAGTTATGAGCTTGCCAAAAACTGTTCATCCGGGTATTATTGCAAGAATAAAAATTCTTTCTAACTTAAAATTAGATGAACATCGGCTCCCGCAAGACGGTCGGTTTAAAATAGAAACAAAAGAATATAAAATTTCCTTCCGCGTATCTATGATGCCAATATTTGACGGCGAAAAAGTAGTAATGCGTCTTTTAAATGAAAGCGCTAAACCACTCTCATTAGAAGATCTTGGGCTTTTAACAAAACCTCTTGCAATAGTTCGGAGAAATATTAAACGTCCGCATGGAATTATTCTCGTTACAGGACCGACCGGTTCAGGAAAAACTACTACTCTCTATTCCATTATGCATCTCTTAAATAAGCCCGAGGTAAATATTTCTACTTTTGAAGACCCTGTTGAATATAGAATGCCTGGAATAAATCAATCACAAGTAAATCCAAAAATAGACTTTACTTTTGCTAAGGGTTTACGCGCTCTTCTACGTCAGGACCCTGACATAATAATGGTAGGCGAAATTCGTGATCCAGAAACTGCGGAAATAGCGACCAACGCGGCCATGACTGGTCACCTAGTTCTTTCAACACTCCACACCAATGATGCC
This sequence is a window from Parcubacteria group bacterium CG10_big_fil_rev_8_21_14_0_10_36_14. Protein-coding genes within it:
- a CDS encoding stage V sporulation protein E, yielding MNKPDYFFIGLVSTFLVFGLLMLASASAPTGLIKFGDSYYYLKRQLLHGLLPGIFLFLLFFRLDYRQLKKYSDLFLVGSIILLLLVFIPGLRAEFGTARSWVNFFGLFSFQPSEITKLGLIIFLSAWLEYRIKIKHLPERQTFIKFLIILSIFSGLVLLQPDMGTMSIIIFIGLLLYFSAGAPWYYLVSLGGILAVGFFALIKIAPYRMARFTIFLNPSIDTQGIGYHITQALLAIGSGGFLGVGFMHSRQKFQYLPEVWADSIFAVVGEELGFIVSLLFIIGLVLFFLRGMKIVSGAPDYFGKFLAIGICGWIVFQSFINIAAMLSLMPLTGLPLPFVSYGGTSLMTVLAGCGILANISKWMEKT
- the mraY gene encoding phospho-N-acetylmuramoyl-pentapeptide-transferase, with product MDVLIITKIFTLATLSFAIAFLMTPALTRFLYRFKLGKQIRDSKSAPTVSRLHKSKSGTPTMGGILVWLTVLILALALRYGYKLFGWESFGYLDFLSRPQTFLPLGVLVASAIVGLVDDWFNVKRIGPHGGGLAMRHRLLIYMAIAMVGAWWFYSKLEWDLIHVPFIGNFNIGPWYIPLFIFIIVATSFSVNETDGLDGLAGGTLLAAFTAYAAIAFVQGKTDLASFCVVIAGALLAFLWFNINPARFFMGDTGAMSLGVTLGVIAMLTNTVFLLPLIGFVFMLESFSVIVQVISKKLRHGKKIFKAAPIHHHFEAIGWSEPKIVMRFWIISAVTTLLGLILFLIDK
- the lon gene encoding endopeptidase La; its protein translation is MLNKLANLTNKKEASESKKPIIRAELPLIVISDAVLFPDLTLPISIGDARSVKALDAAMKTDKVIAFCTIKKGKVDDVKKDDIYRTGVAAKIMEVMKQPDGTARILIQGLERIRITDFLTEIPFLKIKIERLSEQREEKSEKIEALIYSTVNQFKECINLGASVPFNILLIVTNLTDPWQLSNLIAVNLDFKTAEKQAILEANSAVEKLSLLNEALGRQKKVLRMARKIQSETGKEIGKMEREMYLREQMKSIEKELGIAGGVSELESLKKQLKEAGMPKEIEEKSMKELARLERMPSFSPEVSFTRTYLDWLVGLPWGKKSESKIDVAGAKKILDEDHFGLEKAKERILEYLSVQKLVGKIKGPILCFSGPPGTGKTSLGKSIARALGRKFIRISLGGIRDEAEIRGHRRTYIGALPGRIIQGINTAGTNNPVFMLDEIDKVGNDFRGDPAAALLEALDPEQNDAFSDHYLEVPFDLSDVMFITTANVLDTIPPALRDRMEIIEFPGYVEEEKNNITKKFLIPKQLKANGLKIGQWKMTDDALKKIIRQYTFEAGVRNLERQIANTMRKVAKQIVDSRGSKAIKIDEKTLQKYLGPAKFELSLAEKDNEVGVVNGLAWTPAGGDIIQIEVNRMPGTGKLILTGHLGKVMKESAQTAFSYVRQITGHNTKTEDVHIHVPAGAIPKDGPSAGIAMATAIASIMINKPVKGGIGMTGEVSLRGRVMEIGGIKEKILAAHRAGVNTIIMPMDNKKNIEDIPMHVRKGIKLLFVRDMKEVLKYALIDKV